A window of Kribbella voronezhensis genomic DNA:
GCGGGCCTGCTCGTAGCCGGTGGCCAGCAGGAAGGTCGGTGCCCGGCCGTACGACTTCGCGCCGACCGCGTAGTAGCCGGGTTCGGGGTGAGCCAGTTCGTCGACCCCGTGCGGCGGGACCGTGCCACAGGAGTGCTGGTTCGGGTCGATCAACGGTGCGAGGGCTCGGGTGGAGCCCATGATCGAGTCCAGGTCGAGGCGCAGCTCGCCGACCATGTCGTGGTCCGGGCGGAACCCGGTCGAGTTGACCACCGTGTCGGCGACCACCCGCCGCTCGCCGGCCGCGAGCTCGACCCGGCCGTCGGCGGTGCGGGAGACAGCCTCGATGCGGAAGCTGCCGACGAGTTCGACCTGGCCGGACTGGACGAGCTTCTTCAACCGGCTGCCCAGTGCGCCACGGGCAGGCAGTTCGTCGGCTTCGCCACCGCCGTAGGTGCGGGCCTGGTCGGTGCCACGCACCACCCACACGATCTCGGTGCCGGGAACCTCCTCGGCGAGCGCGCCGAGATCCAGCAGGGTTGTGGCAGCTGAGTGGCCGGCGCCGACGACCGCGGTACGGCGTCCGGCGTACCGGTCGCGGTCGCGGCCGAGGACGTCGGGCAGAGCGTGGGCGATGCTCTCGGCGACGTCGGCCTCGCCGCGGGCGGGGATGCCCGAGCCGCCGAGGACGTTCGGGCGTCGCCAGGTCCCGGCCGCGTCGATCAGCGCGGCGGCGAGGATCTCGGAGCCGTCGGCGAGCCTGATCAAGAACGGTGCCTGGTCGCGGCCCGCCGTACGGACTCGGTCGAATCCGACCCGGGTCACCGCCACGACCTGAGCGTTGTAGCGGATCCGGTCGTTGAGCTGCGGGGTCTTGGTCAGTGGCTCGAGGTAGGAGTCGATCAGGTCGCCGCCGGTCGGCAGCTTCCCGAGCTCCGGCTCGACCCATCCGGCCTGCTGGAGCAGGCGGCGGGCGGCGGAGTCGATGTCGTAGCGCCACGGGCTGAACAGCTTCACGTGCCGCCATTCCTCGATCGCGGCGGCGACGCCGGGCCCCGACTCCAGCACCAGGAAGTCCACGCCGCGCTCGGCCAGGTGCGCGGCCGCGGCGAGTCCCACCGGGCCGGCTCCGATGACCACGACTGGTCTCCCCGGCGCCGCAAGAGCGGCGTTGTTCTGCTCGTTCACCATCGGTGTCCCATCCCCACTATGTAGAAGTTCATCTAATCAGCGACTCCCACCTTGCATCGTGATTAGACAGGAGTCAAGATAGACGCATGTCTAAACAGGAGATCTCGATCCAGCGGAGCGGCGGCTGCTGCGCGCCGATCTCCGTCTCGGCGCTGGACGAGGCGCAGGCAGCCGAGGGTGCCGCGGTCTTCAAGGCGCTGTCGGACCCGATCCGGCTGCGGCTGATGTCGATCATCGCCTCGGCTGACGGCGAGATCTGCGTCTGCGACTTCACCGGCCAGTTCGACGTGTCCGGCCCGACGATCTCCCACCACCTCCGCGTCCTGCGCCAGGCTGGCCTCGTCGACTGCGAACGCCGCGGCACCTGGGTCTACTACTGGTCCCTACCTGAGCGCATGCAATGGATCTCCGCGCTGCTGTCGATCCCCGAACCGGCTGCCCTGACCCACTGACCTTCCCCGCCCCCTCGAGCCCGGGAGACTCCGTCATTCCGACCTCTGCTGAACAACTCCCGCCACTCGACAGCCGCAGCTCCACGACACCAGCCGTCAACGGTGCGGTCGTCGCTGGGCTGTCGTTCCTCGATCGGTATCTCGCGGTGTGGATCATGGCCGCCATGGCTCTCGGGCTGCTGCTCGGCCGCCTCTTCCCTGGACTGGACGACGCGCTCGACGCGGTCGAGGTCGGCTCGGTCAGCCTGCCGATCGCGATCGGTCTGCTGCTGATGATGTACCCCGTGCTGGCGAAGGTCCGCTACACCGAAACCGGCCGTGTCACCGGCGACCGGAAACTCCTGGTCGCGTCCCTGGTCCTGAACTGGGTCGTCGGCCCGGCGCTGATGTTCGCGCTGGCGTGGATACTCCTCCCGGAGCTGCCGGAGTACCGTACGGGCCTCGTCATCGTCGGGCTCGCCCGTTGTATCGCCATGGTGCTGATCTGGAACGACCTGTCCTGCGGCGACCGCGAAGCCGCCGCTGTCCTGGTCGCGCTCAACTCCGTCTTCCAGATCGTCGCGTTCGCCGCGCTCGGCTGGTTCTACCTGCAGACGCTGCCCGGCTGGCTCGGGCTGGAGACCACGAGTGCGGAGTTCTCGATGGGCGCGATCGCCCTCAGTGTGCTGGTGTTTCTGGGCATCCCGCTGCTGGCCGGCTATCTGACCCGCACGATCGGGGAGAAGGCCCGTGGCCGGGACTGGTACGAATCGCGGTTCTTGCCCAGGATCGGCCCGGTCGCCCTGTACGGGTTGCTCTTCACGATCGTCATGCTGTTCGCGCTGCAAGGCGACGCGATCATCAGTGCGCCGCTCGACGTCGCCCGGATCGCCCTGCCGCTGCTGGTGTACTTCGTGATCATGTTCGGCGGATCCTTCGCGCTCGGCCACCGGCTGCGGCTGGGCTATGCCAAAACCGCGACCCTGGCCTTCACCGCAGCGGGCAACAACTTCGAACTCGCCATCGCGGTCGCGATCGGTACCTTCGGCGTCACCTCCGGCCAAGCCCTGGCCGGCGTCGTCGGCCCACTGATCGAAGTACCTGTGCTGGTCGCTCTGGTCTACGTGTCGCTGTGGGCCAAGCGTCGCTTCTATCCCGACTCCGCCAACTGAGCTCTCTGTGAGGAGCAACATGCCCGGGACCACACCTGAGGTCTTGTTCGTCTGCGTCCACAACGCCGGTCGGTCCCAGATGGCCGCGGCTCTGCTCGACCATCACGCCGCCGGACGGGTCGTCGTACGGTCGGCCGGATCGAAGCCCGCCGACCAGTTGAACCCCGCCGTCGTCGAGGCGATGGCCGAGATCGGCCTGGACATCTCCAAAGAGTTTCCGAAGCCGTTGACCGACGAGGCGGTGCACGCCGCCGACGTCGTCATCACCATGGGCTGCGGCGACGAATGCCCTTATTTTCCGGGCAAAACCTACCTCGACTGGAAACTGGACGACCCGGCCGGTCGCGGGATCGAGGCGGTCCGCCCGATCCGCGACGAGATCGACGCCAGAGTCCGCGCATTGATCGCCGAACTCGTCCCGCCGACCACAAGCTGATAGCGATTCTCCGGAGTGGCGCGATCTCCCCGGTCTTCAGATCGTCAAGCCCCGCAGGTCATCGGCGGACTGCACCCGGATCGCATTCTCATCGTCCTGAGGCGGCACGAAGTCGGCGAGGTGCTGGTCCAGTACTGCGTCCGCGACATCGCGTCGCCGAGGGTCCACCTGGTTCTCGGCCCGGCGTCGGCGGATCGTCGCGTGGTTCACGTCGACGTAGACCAGGCTGAAGTGCGCCCGCGCCGACGCGGCCAGCGAACGCCAGCCGTCGCGCAGGAACCGCGGCGAACTGGTGTCGTCGACGACGACGGACGTCCCCGAGGTCAGGAGTTCCCGGACCTCAGCAGTGGCCAGCTCATGGGTCCGGACCCATTCCCCGACCGGGATACCGTCGCCACCCCACAACCCGCGGCGCTCGTTGATCTCATCGAGACTCACGATCCTCGCCGACAGCCTCGGCGCCAGGGCCCGCGCCACCGTACTCTTCCCGGAGAACGAGGTCCCACACAGGAGAACCAGCCTGACGTCCGATGCCATCCCCGCATCCAACCGAATCGCCGATGCCACAGCAACGGAGTATCGCCCACCTGGGGGTACGCGGCTTCCTTGGTGCAGACCGGGTCTTGAGGCCTGCTGAGGTTGAAAATGCGGTCGGCTCACGTCGACGGGACAACTATGGTGACCTGTCATGACCGAGACTTTCGTGCGCTCCGGTCCGCTGCGCTTGTGGACGGAACAGATCGGAAGACGCGATCATCCCGCCGTTCTGCTGATCGCGGGCTCGTCGGCTCAGGGAATCATCTTTCCCGACGCGTTGGTCGACCGCCTGGTACTGCGCGGGGCGCAGGTGATCCGCTACGACCATCGCGACACCGGGCGCTCGAGCATCGTCGACTTCGACCGGCATCCGTACGGCCTGTCCGATCTGGCCGCCGACGCGCTGGCCGTCCTGGACGCCTATGAGCTGCCGTCCGCCCATCTCGCCGGGGTATCGATGGGCGGCGCGATCGCGCAGTGGCTGGCCGTGCACGAGTCGGCCCGCGTGCGCTCCCTCACCCTGCTCTCCACCACCCCCATGAGCCACGATCCCGGTCCGGTGTGGCAGCGAGCCATGACCGGGCAACCAGCCGACCCCGATGAACTACCCCCGCCGACCCCGCGTTTCCTGCAGCATCTGGCCGACTCGGACGGTACGCCGCCGGGCCTGGAAGCCGACGTTTCGAACTTCCGGGCCATGAACGGCGACGGCCGCCCGTTCGACGAACCGGCCGTCAGGGCGATGCTCCAGCGTTGTCAGGCGAGGGCCACCGATCCGTCCGCCGCCGCCCACCACGCGCTGATCGGCCGGAAGAAGGGCCCGGATCTGTTCGCCCCGCTGTCGACGATCGCCGCCCCCACCACGATCGTCCACGGTGATCAGGACCCGCTCTTCACTCTGGCCCACGGCGAGGCGCTGGCCGCGGCCATCCCGGGGGCACACCTCCACGTCGTCCGTGGCATGGGCCACGGCTACTTCTCCCCGGGCCTCCCGGAGCTGCTCGCCGACCTGATCTCCCTGGACACCGGCTTGCTTGGCAGCGGTTGACCTGGGATTGCCCGGCGGGTTGTTGATCAGTCAGAAGTCGGGACGTCCGGGGGACTTCGAGCACTGACGAGCGGCCGCCTGGGTGATCGAACACGACGTGTGCCTTGGGGCTGGCGCCCGCGTCGGTGTGGCTGGGGGGCGCCGGCCTTGCTGTACACATCGGCGCGGCGGGTGAGCTGCACAGAGCCACAGAGTCGTGGGCTGAGCATCCGCTGTCGCGGTTCCCGGTCAAGGTCGGTCAGCCGCGGGGAACTGGACCAGGGCGACCC
This region includes:
- a CDS encoding AAA family ATPase: MASDVRLVLLCGTSFSGKSTVARALAPRLSARIVSLDEINERRGLWGGDGIPVGEWVRTHELATAEVRELLTSGTSVVVDDTSSPRFLRDGWRSLAASARAHFSLVYVDVNHATIRRRRAENQVDPRRRDVADAVLDQHLADFVPPQDDENAIRVQSADDLRGLTI
- the arsB gene encoding ACR3 family arsenite efflux transporter, which gives rise to MSFLDRYLAVWIMAAMALGLLLGRLFPGLDDALDAVEVGSVSLPIAIGLLLMMYPVLAKVRYTETGRVTGDRKLLVASLVLNWVVGPALMFALAWILLPELPEYRTGLVIVGLARCIAMVLIWNDLSCGDREAAAVLVALNSVFQIVAFAALGWFYLQTLPGWLGLETTSAEFSMGAIALSVLVFLGIPLLAGYLTRTIGEKARGRDWYESRFLPRIGPVALYGLLFTIVMLFALQGDAIISAPLDVARIALPLLVYFVIMFGGSFALGHRLRLGYAKTATLAFTAAGNNFELAIAVAIGTFGVTSGQALAGVVGPLIEVPVLVALVYVSLWAKRRFYPDSAN
- a CDS encoding arsenate reductase ArsC, yielding MPGTTPEVLFVCVHNAGRSQMAAALLDHHAAGRVVVRSAGSKPADQLNPAVVEAMAEIGLDISKEFPKPLTDEAVHAADVVITMGCGDECPYFPGKTYLDWKLDDPAGRGIEAVRPIRDEIDARVRALIAELVPPTTS
- a CDS encoding alpha/beta fold hydrolase, with the translated sequence MTETFVRSGPLRLWTEQIGRRDHPAVLLIAGSSAQGIIFPDALVDRLVLRGAQVIRYDHRDTGRSSIVDFDRHPYGLSDLAADALAVLDAYELPSAHLAGVSMGGAIAQWLAVHESARVRSLTLLSTTPMSHDPGPVWQRAMTGQPADPDELPPPTPRFLQHLADSDGTPPGLEADVSNFRAMNGDGRPFDEPAVRAMLQRCQARATDPSAAAHHALIGRKKGPDLFAPLSTIAAPTTIVHGDQDPLFTLAHGEALAAAIPGAHLHVVRGMGHGYFSPGLPELLADLISLDTGLLGSG
- a CDS encoding FAD-dependent oxidoreductase, giving the protein MVNEQNNAALAAPGRPVVVIGAGPVGLAAAAHLAERGVDFLVLESGPGVAAAIEEWRHVKLFSPWRYDIDSAARRLLQQAGWVEPELGKLPTGGDLIDSYLEPLTKTPQLNDRIRYNAQVVAVTRVGFDRVRTAGRDQAPFLIRLADGSEILAAALIDAAGTWRRPNVLGGSGIPARGEADVAESIAHALPDVLGRDRDRYAGRRTAVVGAGHSAATTLLDLGALAEEVPGTEIVWVVRGTDQARTYGGGEADELPARGALGSRLKKLVQSGQVELVGSFRIEAVSRTADGRVELAAGERRVVADTVVNSTGFRPDHDMVGELRLDLDSIMGSTRALAPLIDPNQHSCGTVPPHGVDELAHPEPGYYAVGAKSYGRAPTFLLATGYEQARSVVAALAGDWAAARDVQLDLPETGVCSSNLAYGDAGDETAGGCCGPAPQAVEITAPAGRGLATGISGGLLTVIDDKPASQSGCCG
- a CDS encoding ArsR/SmtB family transcription factor encodes the protein MSKQEISIQRSGGCCAPISVSALDEAQAAEGAAVFKALSDPIRLRLMSIIASADGEICVCDFTGQFDVSGPTISHHLRVLRQAGLVDCERRGTWVYYWSLPERMQWISALLSIPEPAALTH